In Arachis hypogaea cultivar Tifrunner chromosome 2, arahy.Tifrunner.gnm2.J5K5, whole genome shotgun sequence, a genomic segment contains:
- the LOC112744760 gene encoding uncharacterized protein isoform X1, protein MDWMWLGGESDSLPCFSVYPHEKSDFGGLVGEMTSSSITNTSTFMASLVIGFLSKRKNIPLLQITSDLLLFILRMDDYQPSAYSIEGSIILQDTPIINANFILSDDSEIYDPTVNSWNELRSPVDHPLFSQSEIQGCLDIGDSVYSCLYCGVSFWLLERVEKQSRINQPLFTLCCFQGKIQLPYLQKAPDLLYNLIHGHDNKSLQFQKKIRYYNSMFAFTSLGGKVIDSVNDGTGPPQFIISGQNYHRIGSLLPQAGQVPKFVQLYIYDTEHELTHREGIFGYGQLLQKFCYDCL, encoded by the exons atggatTGGATGTGGTTAGGTGGGGAAAGTGATTCTCTTCCCTGTTTTTCAGTGTACCCTCATGAAAAGTCAGATTTTGGTGGTTTGGTGGGAGAAATGACATCATCTTCTATAACAAATA CAAGTACTTTCATGGCCTCTCTGGTTATAGGTTTTCTTTCAAAAAGGAAAAACATTCCCCTTCTACAAATCACGTCAGATCTCCTGCTCTTCATTCTTCGGATGGATGATTATCAGCCTTCTGCATATTCGATTG aggGATCAATTATTTTGCAAGATACTCCAATTATTAATGCCAATTTCATATTATCAG ACGACTCTGAAATATATGATCCTACTGTAAATTCTTGGAATGAGCTTCGGTCTCCTGTTGATCATCCACTTTTTTCACAAAGTGAAATTCAAG GTTGTCTCGATATTGGTGACTCTGTGTATAGTTGTCTATATTGTGGTGTGTCGTTTTGGTTACTAGAGCGGGTTGAAAAACAGTCAAGAATTAATCAGCCTCTTTTTACACTTTGTTGTTTTCAAGGAAAAATTCAATTACCGTATCTTCAGAAAGCTCcagatttattatataatttgattcaTGGTCATGATAATAAGTCTTTACAGTTTCAGAAGAAAATTCGGTATTATAATAGTATGTTTGCTTTCACTTCTCTTGGTGGTAAAGTAATAGATTCAGTGAATGATGGAACTGGCCCACCGCAGTTCATCATAAGTGGCCAAAATTATCATAGGATTGGAAGTTTATTACCTCAGGCTGGTCAAGTTCCGAAATTTGTCCAATTATACATATATGACACAGAACATGAGTTAACGCATAGAGAAGGAATATTTGGGTACGGTCAACtcttacaaaaattttgttacgattgtttgtaa
- the LOC112744824 gene encoding polygalacturonase inhibitor 1, whose amino-acid sequence MTSVVLCLFFITLICQASLSSSSSSTCNQEDKRVLLQIKKEANNPSFLSSWSPHTDCCDMSWSGVSCGYKTNRVQYITLIGNLADRHAFQIPPSFGNLPRLERLFLFAFPNLTGPIPESISKLKNLMFLTISDTAISGPIPSSLGKLKNLVDLDLSFNKLSGTLPPSLSQLHLLTRMDFDNNKLTGTIPDSYGSLKNVFTLALSHNQLSGRIPESLGKMNNLYYVGLSQNRLEGDAYMLFGSNKGTVRMFLSRNMLEFDLGRVELPVNMTTLDVSHNRIYGKLPVGVQNLESLNVSYNRLCGEIPKGGNLQSFNVSSYSHNACLCGVPLPSCK is encoded by the exons ATGACAAGCGTAGTGTTGTGTCTCTTCTTCATTACGTTAATCTGCCAagcatcattatcatcatcatcatcatcaacatgcAACCAAGAGGACAAAAGAGTCCTTCTccaaatcaagaaagaagcaaacaACCCATCCTTTCTGTCGTCATGGAGCCCACACACAGATTGCTGCGACATGTCATGGAGTGGCGTGAGTTGCGGTTACAAAACGAACCGAGTGCAGTACATCACCCTGATCGGCAACCTTGCCGATCGCCATGCCTTTCAGATTCCGCCTTCCTTCGGCAACCTTCCACGCTTGGAACGCCTCTTTCTGTTCGCATTCCCGAACCTGACTGGCCCAATCCCTGAATCCATCTCAAAGCTCAAAAATCTCATGTTCCTTACCATATCCGACACCGCCATCTCTGGTCCAATACCAAGCTCCTTGGGCAAACTCAAGAACCTGGTAGACTTGGACCTCTCCTTCAACAAACTCTCTGGGAcactccctccttctctctctcagTTGCATCTTCTCACGAGGATGGATTTTGACAACAACAAGCTTACAg GTACAATCCCTGATTCATATGGCTCCCTAAAGAATGTGTTCACTCTGGCCCTATCGCATAACCAGCTCTCAGGGAGAATCCCAGAGTCCTTAGGAAAGATGAACAACTTGTACTATGTTGGTTTGTCACAAAATAGGCTTGAAGGTGATGCATACATGCTTTTTGGGTCCAACAAAGGGACAGTTAGAATGTTTCTCTCcaggaatatgttggagttcgACCTTGGAAGAGTAGAATTACCTGTGAATATGACAACATTAGACGTGAGTCACAATCGAATTTACGGAAAACTCCCTGTTGGAGTGCAGAATTTGGAGTCGTTGAATGTGAGCTACAATAGACTATGTGGTGAGATTCCAAAGGGAGGAAATTTGCAGAGCTTTAATGTGTCTTCATACTCCCATAATGCGTGCTTGTGTGGGGTTCCGCTTCCGAGTTGCAAGTGA
- the LOC112744760 gene encoding uncharacterized protein isoform X6 — translation MASLVIGFLSKRKNIPLLQITSDLLLFILRMDDYQPSAYSIEGSIILQDTPIINANFILSDDSEIYDPTVNSWNELRSPVDHPLFSQSEIQGCLDIGDSVYSCLYCGVSFWLLERVEKQSRINQPLFTLCCFQGKIQLPYLQKAPDLLYNLIHGHDNKSLQFQKKIRYYNSMFAFTSLGGKVIDSVNDGTGPPQFIISGQNYHRIGSLLPQAGQVPKFVQLYIYDTEHELTHREGIFGYGQLLQKFCYDCL, via the exons ATGGCCTCTCTGGTTATAGGTTTTCTTTCAAAAAGGAAAAACATTCCCCTTCTACAAATCACGTCAGATCTCCTGCTCTTCATTCTTCGGATGGATGATTATCAGCCTTCTGCATATTCGATTG aggGATCAATTATTTTGCAAGATACTCCAATTATTAATGCCAATTTCATATTATCAG ACGACTCTGAAATATATGATCCTACTGTAAATTCTTGGAATGAGCTTCGGTCTCCTGTTGATCATCCACTTTTTTCACAAAGTGAAATTCAAG GTTGTCTCGATATTGGTGACTCTGTGTATAGTTGTCTATATTGTGGTGTGTCGTTTTGGTTACTAGAGCGGGTTGAAAAACAGTCAAGAATTAATCAGCCTCTTTTTACACTTTGTTGTTTTCAAGGAAAAATTCAATTACCGTATCTTCAGAAAGCTCcagatttattatataatttgattcaTGGTCATGATAATAAGTCTTTACAGTTTCAGAAGAAAATTCGGTATTATAATAGTATGTTTGCTTTCACTTCTCTTGGTGGTAAAGTAATAGATTCAGTGAATGATGGAACTGGCCCACCGCAGTTCATCATAAGTGGCCAAAATTATCATAGGATTGGAAGTTTATTACCTCAGGCTGGTCAAGTTCCGAAATTTGTCCAATTATACATATATGACACAGAACATGAGTTAACGCATAGAGAAGGAATATTTGGGTACGGTCAACtcttacaaaaattttgttacgattgtttgtaa
- the LOC112744760 gene encoding uncharacterized protein isoform X3, whose protein sequence is MRLKVEDQASTFMASLVIGFLSKRKNIPLLQITSDLLLFILRMDDYQPSAYSIEGSIILQDTPIINANFILSDDSEIYDPTVNSWNELRSPVDHPLFSQSEIQGCLDIGDSVYSCLYCGVSFWLLERVEKQSRINQPLFTLCCFQGKIQLPYLQKAPDLLYNLIHGHDNKSLQFQKKIRYYNSMFAFTSLGGKVIDSVNDGTGPPQFIISGQNYHRIGSLLPQAGQVPKFVQLYIYDTEHELTHREGIFGYGQLLQKFCYDCL, encoded by the exons ATGAGGCTGAAAGTTGAAGACCAAG CAAGTACTTTCATGGCCTCTCTGGTTATAGGTTTTCTTTCAAAAAGGAAAAACATTCCCCTTCTACAAATCACGTCAGATCTCCTGCTCTTCATTCTTCGGATGGATGATTATCAGCCTTCTGCATATTCGATTG aggGATCAATTATTTTGCAAGATACTCCAATTATTAATGCCAATTTCATATTATCAG ACGACTCTGAAATATATGATCCTACTGTAAATTCTTGGAATGAGCTTCGGTCTCCTGTTGATCATCCACTTTTTTCACAAAGTGAAATTCAAG GTTGTCTCGATATTGGTGACTCTGTGTATAGTTGTCTATATTGTGGTGTGTCGTTTTGGTTACTAGAGCGGGTTGAAAAACAGTCAAGAATTAATCAGCCTCTTTTTACACTTTGTTGTTTTCAAGGAAAAATTCAATTACCGTATCTTCAGAAAGCTCcagatttattatataatttgattcaTGGTCATGATAATAAGTCTTTACAGTTTCAGAAGAAAATTCGGTATTATAATAGTATGTTTGCTTTCACTTCTCTTGGTGGTAAAGTAATAGATTCAGTGAATGATGGAACTGGCCCACCGCAGTTCATCATAAGTGGCCAAAATTATCATAGGATTGGAAGTTTATTACCTCAGGCTGGTCAAGTTCCGAAATTTGTCCAATTATACATATATGACACAGAACATGAGTTAACGCATAGAGAAGGAATATTTGGGTACGGTCAACtcttacaaaaattttgttacgattgtttgtaa
- the LOC112744760 gene encoding uncharacterized protein isoform X7: MSQSYATARLYRKNYLKRKRGQQVEDRREGSIILQDTPIINANFILSDDSEIYDPTVNSWNELRSPVDHPLFSQSEIQGCLDIGDSVYSCLYCGVSFWLLERVEKQSRINQPLFTLCCFQGKIQLPYLQKAPDLLYNLIHGHDNKSLQFQKKIRYYNSMFAFTSLGGKVIDSVNDGTGPPQFIISGQNYHRIGSLLPQAGQVPKFVQLYIYDTEHELTHREGIFGYGQLLQKFCYDCL; encoded by the exons atgtctcAATCTTATGCTACTGCAAGAttatatagaaaaaattatttgaagAGAAAGAGAGGACAACAAGTTGAAGATAGAAGAG aggGATCAATTATTTTGCAAGATACTCCAATTATTAATGCCAATTTCATATTATCAG ACGACTCTGAAATATATGATCCTACTGTAAATTCTTGGAATGAGCTTCGGTCTCCTGTTGATCATCCACTTTTTTCACAAAGTGAAATTCAAG GTTGTCTCGATATTGGTGACTCTGTGTATAGTTGTCTATATTGTGGTGTGTCGTTTTGGTTACTAGAGCGGGTTGAAAAACAGTCAAGAATTAATCAGCCTCTTTTTACACTTTGTTGTTTTCAAGGAAAAATTCAATTACCGTATCTTCAGAAAGCTCcagatttattatataatttgattcaTGGTCATGATAATAAGTCTTTACAGTTTCAGAAGAAAATTCGGTATTATAATAGTATGTTTGCTTTCACTTCTCTTGGTGGTAAAGTAATAGATTCAGTGAATGATGGAACTGGCCCACCGCAGTTCATCATAAGTGGCCAAAATTATCATAGGATTGGAAGTTTATTACCTCAGGCTGGTCAAGTTCCGAAATTTGTCCAATTATACATATATGACACAGAACATGAGTTAACGCATAGAGAAGGAATATTTGGGTACGGTCAACtcttacaaaaattttgttacgattgtttgtaa
- the LOC112744760 gene encoding uncharacterized protein isoform X5 encodes MRLKVEDQGFLSKRKNIPLLQITSDLLLFILRMDDYQPSAYSIEGSIILQDTPIINANFILSDDSEIYDPTVNSWNELRSPVDHPLFSQSEIQGCLDIGDSVYSCLYCGVSFWLLERVEKQSRINQPLFTLCCFQGKIQLPYLQKAPDLLYNLIHGHDNKSLQFQKKIRYYNSMFAFTSLGGKVIDSVNDGTGPPQFIISGQNYHRIGSLLPQAGQVPKFVQLYIYDTEHELTHREGIFGYGQLLQKFCYDCL; translated from the exons ATGAGGCTGAAAGTTGAAGACCAAG GTTTTCTTTCAAAAAGGAAAAACATTCCCCTTCTACAAATCACGTCAGATCTCCTGCTCTTCATTCTTCGGATGGATGATTATCAGCCTTCTGCATATTCGATTG aggGATCAATTATTTTGCAAGATACTCCAATTATTAATGCCAATTTCATATTATCAG ACGACTCTGAAATATATGATCCTACTGTAAATTCTTGGAATGAGCTTCGGTCTCCTGTTGATCATCCACTTTTTTCACAAAGTGAAATTCAAG GTTGTCTCGATATTGGTGACTCTGTGTATAGTTGTCTATATTGTGGTGTGTCGTTTTGGTTACTAGAGCGGGTTGAAAAACAGTCAAGAATTAATCAGCCTCTTTTTACACTTTGTTGTTTTCAAGGAAAAATTCAATTACCGTATCTTCAGAAAGCTCcagatttattatataatttgattcaTGGTCATGATAATAAGTCTTTACAGTTTCAGAAGAAAATTCGGTATTATAATAGTATGTTTGCTTTCACTTCTCTTGGTGGTAAAGTAATAGATTCAGTGAATGATGGAACTGGCCCACCGCAGTTCATCATAAGTGGCCAAAATTATCATAGGATTGGAAGTTTATTACCTCAGGCTGGTCAAGTTCCGAAATTTGTCCAATTATACATATATGACACAGAACATGAGTTAACGCATAGAGAAGGAATATTTGGGTACGGTCAACtcttacaaaaattttgttacgattgtttgtaa
- the LOC112744760 gene encoding uncharacterized protein isoform X4, with translation MTSSSITNTSTFMASLVIGFLSKRKNIPLLQITSDLLLFILRMDDYQPSAYSIEGSIILQDTPIINANFILSDDSEIYDPTVNSWNELRSPVDHPLFSQSEIQGCLDIGDSVYSCLYCGVSFWLLERVEKQSRINQPLFTLCCFQGKIQLPYLQKAPDLLYNLIHGHDNKSLQFQKKIRYYNSMFAFTSLGGKVIDSVNDGTGPPQFIISGQNYHRIGSLLPQAGQVPKFVQLYIYDTEHELTHREGIFGYGQLLQKFCYDCL, from the exons ATGACATCATCTTCTATAACAAATA CAAGTACTTTCATGGCCTCTCTGGTTATAGGTTTTCTTTCAAAAAGGAAAAACATTCCCCTTCTACAAATCACGTCAGATCTCCTGCTCTTCATTCTTCGGATGGATGATTATCAGCCTTCTGCATATTCGATTG aggGATCAATTATTTTGCAAGATACTCCAATTATTAATGCCAATTTCATATTATCAG ACGACTCTGAAATATATGATCCTACTGTAAATTCTTGGAATGAGCTTCGGTCTCCTGTTGATCATCCACTTTTTTCACAAAGTGAAATTCAAG GTTGTCTCGATATTGGTGACTCTGTGTATAGTTGTCTATATTGTGGTGTGTCGTTTTGGTTACTAGAGCGGGTTGAAAAACAGTCAAGAATTAATCAGCCTCTTTTTACACTTTGTTGTTTTCAAGGAAAAATTCAATTACCGTATCTTCAGAAAGCTCcagatttattatataatttgattcaTGGTCATGATAATAAGTCTTTACAGTTTCAGAAGAAAATTCGGTATTATAATAGTATGTTTGCTTTCACTTCTCTTGGTGGTAAAGTAATAGATTCAGTGAATGATGGAACTGGCCCACCGCAGTTCATCATAAGTGGCCAAAATTATCATAGGATTGGAAGTTTATTACCTCAGGCTGGTCAAGTTCCGAAATTTGTCCAATTATACATATATGACACAGAACATGAGTTAACGCATAGAGAAGGAATATTTGGGTACGGTCAACtcttacaaaaattttgttacgattgtttgtaa
- the LOC112744760 gene encoding uncharacterized protein isoform X2 — protein sequence MRLKVEDQVYPHEKSDFGGLVGEMTSSSITNTSTFMASLVIGFLSKRKNIPLLQITSDLLLFILRMDDYQPSAYSIEGSIILQDTPIINANFILSDDSEIYDPTVNSWNELRSPVDHPLFSQSEIQGCLDIGDSVYSCLYCGVSFWLLERVEKQSRINQPLFTLCCFQGKIQLPYLQKAPDLLYNLIHGHDNKSLQFQKKIRYYNSMFAFTSLGGKVIDSVNDGTGPPQFIISGQNYHRIGSLLPQAGQVPKFVQLYIYDTEHELTHREGIFGYGQLLQKFCYDCL from the exons ATGAGGCTGAAAGTTGAAGACCAAG TGTACCCTCATGAAAAGTCAGATTTTGGTGGTTTGGTGGGAGAAATGACATCATCTTCTATAACAAATA CAAGTACTTTCATGGCCTCTCTGGTTATAGGTTTTCTTTCAAAAAGGAAAAACATTCCCCTTCTACAAATCACGTCAGATCTCCTGCTCTTCATTCTTCGGATGGATGATTATCAGCCTTCTGCATATTCGATTG aggGATCAATTATTTTGCAAGATACTCCAATTATTAATGCCAATTTCATATTATCAG ACGACTCTGAAATATATGATCCTACTGTAAATTCTTGGAATGAGCTTCGGTCTCCTGTTGATCATCCACTTTTTTCACAAAGTGAAATTCAAG GTTGTCTCGATATTGGTGACTCTGTGTATAGTTGTCTATATTGTGGTGTGTCGTTTTGGTTACTAGAGCGGGTTGAAAAACAGTCAAGAATTAATCAGCCTCTTTTTACACTTTGTTGTTTTCAAGGAAAAATTCAATTACCGTATCTTCAGAAAGCTCcagatttattatataatttgattcaTGGTCATGATAATAAGTCTTTACAGTTTCAGAAGAAAATTCGGTATTATAATAGTATGTTTGCTTTCACTTCTCTTGGTGGTAAAGTAATAGATTCAGTGAATGATGGAACTGGCCCACCGCAGTTCATCATAAGTGGCCAAAATTATCATAGGATTGGAAGTTTATTACCTCAGGCTGGTCAAGTTCCGAAATTTGTCCAATTATACATATATGACACAGAACATGAGTTAACGCATAGAGAAGGAATATTTGGGTACGGTCAACtcttacaaaaattttgttacgattgtttgtaa